The following proteins come from a genomic window of Microbacterium sulfonylureivorans:
- a CDS encoding ROK family protein produces MNSNGSQRVLEIGGTHVTAATVSTGHWFVQREVRLGIDSAGTADALVARFAEAATQLPPGGTRRWGVAIPGPFDYQHGIGQFEGVAKFGALCGVDLGRALASRLDGIADEFVFVNDADAFAMGEWAGRRDESRRAVFLTLGTGIGSSFLHEGVPVTDLPGLPPYGWVHLLQWNGRGIEATVSRRALIDTFHARTGRDLDVREIAALARHGDQDATEVFETAFSALGACIASAVAAFETEVLVIGGSISRSWDVVYPPFRRGLIEAVPTLARLRVEKSQRPDAAPLVGAARAAGVLSPVRSS; encoded by the coding sequence ATGAATTCCAACGGTTCCCAGCGGGTACTGGAGATCGGTGGAACCCATGTGACAGCCGCAACGGTGAGCACCGGTCACTGGTTCGTACAGCGAGAGGTGCGATTGGGCATCGACTCGGCCGGCACGGCGGACGCGCTCGTTGCGCGTTTCGCGGAGGCCGCCACGCAACTACCACCGGGCGGGACGAGGCGCTGGGGGGTCGCCATTCCCGGCCCGTTCGACTACCAACATGGAATCGGCCAGTTCGAGGGGGTCGCGAAATTCGGCGCCCTCTGCGGGGTGGACCTCGGCCGCGCCCTAGCATCGAGGCTGGACGGGATCGCTGACGAGTTCGTCTTCGTCAATGACGCCGATGCGTTCGCGATGGGTGAATGGGCGGGTCGCCGGGACGAATCGCGGCGCGCCGTCTTCCTCACCCTCGGCACAGGAATAGGTTCCAGCTTCCTTCACGAGGGGGTCCCCGTGACCGATCTTCCGGGGCTCCCGCCCTACGGGTGGGTCCACCTCCTTCAGTGGAATGGACGCGGTATCGAAGCGACAGTGTCACGGCGCGCCTTGATCGACACATTCCACGCACGAACAGGACGCGACCTCGACGTCCGCGAGATTGCGGCGCTTGCACGACACGGGGATCAAGACGCCACCGAGGTGTTCGAGACCGCGTTCAGTGCGCTCGGCGCGTGCATCGCCTCCGCCGTCGCCGCGTTCGAAACCGAGGTCCTGGTGATCGGCGGGTCGATTTCACGTTCCTGGGACGTCGTTTATCCTCCGTTCCGACGGGGCCTCATCGAGGCCGTCCCGACACTCGCACGCTTGCGAGTGGAGAAGTCGCAAAGGCCCGATGCCGCCCCGCTTGTCGGTGCAGCTCGAGCCGCCGGAGTACTCTCCCCCGTGCGGTCTTCCTGA
- a CDS encoding class I mannose-6-phosphate isomerase, protein MQSYDPTPTIDLPAGERILTGPVAWSAICDLTRDLPSPLIVIDAYPGTDLDVLIAQLRSGFPDFDILNGEDAAVDGGDITAWLTDNLTNDRVFGVMSHATIGAFYDEGRVEALRGHLAERTRGVVLVGWGAAFVAPDADIIILGELARWEIQLRYRAGMPNWHADNSAEDTLRKVKRGYFVEWRVADRHKRALFESADFVLDLNRPAEPKLITGQAFRESLLSTAQRPFRVVPYFDPGVWGGQWMKEVCGLTADAPNYAWAFDGVPEENSILLTDGLMIFEIPSIDVVFAHPRELLGERTFARFGAEFPIRFDFLDTMDGGNLSLQVHPLTDYIRDKFGMSYTQDESYYLLDAGSDAVVYLGLKTGVDREQLKADLELAASGAQSFPVDEYINSFPARKHDHFSIPAGTVHCSGANSMVLEISATPYIFTFKMWDWDRLGLDGVPRPIHLDHAVANIQWDRDTEWAIANLLDQTEPVAEGDGWIEERTGLHELEFIEVRRHWFSSPVPHDTRGTVNVLNLVEGAEAIVESPTGAFESFIVHFAETFIIPAAVGAYTIRPFGRGAGQRLATVKAYVRGTQRPQPDWTLHERIERAEAMGELVQLGAEEVAR, encoded by the coding sequence ATGCAGTCGTACGACCCGACCCCAACCATCGATCTCCCGGCGGGCGAGCGGATTCTCACCGGACCCGTGGCGTGGTCTGCGATCTGCGATCTCACACGCGATCTCCCCAGTCCCCTGATCGTGATCGACGCCTACCCGGGGACCGATCTCGACGTCCTCATCGCGCAGTTGCGGAGCGGATTCCCCGACTTCGACATCCTCAATGGCGAAGATGCGGCGGTAGACGGAGGGGACATCACCGCATGGCTGACAGACAACCTCACGAACGATCGGGTGTTCGGAGTGATGTCCCACGCGACGATCGGCGCCTTCTACGACGAAGGCCGCGTCGAGGCGCTTCGAGGACATCTGGCAGAGAGGACGCGGGGAGTGGTGCTCGTTGGTTGGGGCGCTGCTTTCGTCGCCCCCGACGCCGACATCATCATCCTGGGCGAATTGGCTCGTTGGGAGATCCAACTCCGCTATCGAGCAGGAATGCCGAACTGGCACGCCGACAACTCCGCCGAGGACACATTGCGGAAGGTCAAGCGTGGATATTTCGTCGAGTGGCGTGTAGCCGACCGCCATAAGCGGGCACTGTTCGAGTCGGCGGACTTCGTGCTGGATCTCAATCGGCCAGCCGAGCCCAAGCTGATCACCGGTCAGGCCTTCCGCGAGTCACTGCTCAGTACGGCTCAGCGTCCGTTTCGAGTGGTCCCCTACTTCGATCCAGGGGTGTGGGGGGGGCAGTGGATGAAAGAAGTCTGCGGGCTCACCGCCGACGCACCCAACTACGCCTGGGCGTTCGATGGGGTTCCTGAGGAGAACAGCATCCTCCTTACCGACGGTCTGATGATCTTCGAGATCCCGTCCATCGACGTGGTGTTTGCTCATCCGCGCGAGCTGCTGGGCGAGCGCACCTTCGCGCGGTTCGGCGCCGAGTTCCCCATTCGATTCGACTTCCTCGACACGATGGACGGTGGAAACCTGTCGCTGCAGGTTCATCCGCTCACCGACTACATCCGCGACAAGTTCGGAATGTCGTACACCCAGGACGAGAGTTACTACTTGCTCGACGCCGGAAGCGATGCCGTTGTCTATCTGGGTCTCAAGACGGGAGTCGACAGGGAGCAGCTAAAGGCTGACTTGGAGCTCGCGGCGTCGGGGGCACAGTCCTTCCCCGTGGACGAGTACATCAATTCCTTCCCCGCAAGGAAGCATGACCACTTCTCGATTCCCGCCGGGACAGTCCACTGCTCGGGCGCCAACTCCATGGTGCTGGAGATCTCCGCAACCCCATACATCTTCACGTTCAAGATGTGGGACTGGGATCGCCTAGGTCTCGACGGGGTGCCCCGCCCGATCCACCTCGATCATGCTGTGGCAAACATCCAATGGGACCGAGACACTGAATGGGCGATCGCGAACCTGCTTGACCAGACCGAGCCCGTTGCGGAAGGTGATGGATGGATCGAGGAACGCACCGGTCTCCACGAGTTGGAGTTCATCGAAGTCCGTCGCCACTGGTTCAGCTCTCCCGTGCCGCACGACACCCGCGGGACGGTGAACGTGCTCAACCTCGTCGAGGGCGCGGAAGCAATCGTGGAATCCCCCACCGGAGCGTTCGAGTCATTCATCGTCCACTTTGCGGAGACGTTCATCATCCCCGCCGCCGTCGGTGCGTACACTATCCGACCGTTCGGTCGAGGAGCGGGGCAGCGCCTCGCGACGGTCAAAGCGTACGTGCGAGGAACACAACGGCCGCAACCCGACTGGACGTTGCACGAACGTATCGAGCGGGCTGAGGCGATGGGTGAGCTCGTCCAGCTCGGCGCCGAGGAGGTTGCCCGATGA
- a CDS encoding LacI family DNA-binding transcriptional regulator: MVGIAEVAARAEVTKSVVSRVLNGDPTVVVRAETRERIIRVAKELAYTPNYAARALKRSRVGAIGLAVHGVTHPLYSEIISGAQRIASERHMVLILADNIPELANDSGSFDRIVRSGLIDGILIVPAGTEADTRLADSVSKSIPLVIVNDAGGAHSSVSLDNAIAAGIATRHLIDLGHTRIGMFGIGERNVRAQDREDGFRRALTAANIPVRDEWMLSGGTIAATGKAAAQRMFQLDELPSGVVVGNSMAATGVLAAAREAGVRVPEELSVIGFNDLPYADQLNPPLTVVATPLEELGAQGMSLLLRQLDTGTVENLIVTEPEPRLVIRGSTAPPHRSRLDPRSHHGTW, from the coding sequence ATGGTCGGCATTGCCGAAGTCGCCGCAAGAGCGGAGGTGACAAAGTCCGTGGTCTCGCGAGTGCTGAACGGCGACCCCACAGTGGTCGTCCGGGCCGAGACGCGTGAGCGAATCATCCGGGTTGCGAAGGAGCTCGCGTACACGCCGAACTACGCGGCCCGCGCACTAAAGCGTTCTCGGGTGGGGGCCATCGGCCTCGCCGTCCACGGAGTCACCCACCCCCTCTACAGTGAAATCATCTCAGGGGCGCAACGGATCGCCTCCGAGAGGCACATGGTCCTCATCCTGGCGGACAACATCCCCGAGCTGGCGAACGATTCCGGCTCCTTCGACCGAATAGTTCGAAGCGGGCTGATCGACGGGATTCTGATCGTTCCTGCGGGTACCGAAGCAGACACGCGCCTCGCGGACTCGGTCTCCAAGAGCATCCCACTCGTCATCGTCAACGACGCCGGCGGGGCGCACAGCAGCGTCTCGCTGGACAACGCCATCGCCGCAGGCATCGCCACGCGGCACCTCATAGACCTGGGACACACCAGAATCGGGATGTTCGGGATCGGTGAGCGGAATGTTCGCGCCCAGGACCGTGAAGACGGCTTCCGGAGGGCACTCACCGCTGCGAACATCCCGGTTCGTGACGAGTGGATGCTGTCCGGAGGCACTATTGCCGCGACCGGAAAGGCCGCTGCGCAGCGCATGTTCCAACTGGACGAGTTGCCCAGCGGCGTCGTGGTGGGCAACTCCATGGCTGCGACAGGAGTCCTCGCGGCGGCACGCGAAGCCGGCGTGCGGGTGCCCGAAGAACTCTCCGTCATCGGGTTCAATGATCTCCCTTACGCCGACCAGCTCAATCCCCCGCTCACGGTCGTAGCCACGCCGCTTGAGGAGCTCGGAGCGCAGGGGATGTCACTCCTCCTCCGACAGCTCGACACTGGCACTGTGGAGAACCTGATCGTGACAGAACCGGAACCCCGGCTTGTCATTCGAGGATCTACGGCACCTCCGCACCGTAGCCGTCTAGACCCGCGATCACACCACGGAACGTGGTGA
- a CDS encoding ABC transporter substrate-binding protein, translated as MKFSSTSTARRRTVTIATAATLAVGLLAGCSSGSGDADPESDTVQWLTDAQDWTAKIEAVSPEIKDQTGVTVEPLTLPTTSNFIQTFLASLPTDKVSDVAKWTSGKYMQAAAATGDLEDLTPIWDAAVANGDLDDGLRPFFSHEGKVYGVPFTMSYWVMYYSKTLFEEAGISGPPTTWAELEDAAAKLKAIGAKTCTGQADGWTPFIPFEMFVGAKSPEVYNELIENEVSFDDPQIEDAMSVWKEWIDNGWMTAPDQKFSDCPAGMKAGNVGMFPIGTWYNSSFEAAGLAEGDVGAFVVPSMEEGGSPAVFSEASAWVVPKNAPNKEAALKAVAAWLTEPVQRIWSENNPDTSINPKIKSTDPIIMSIVEQVEEQQATKLIRYYEALPPKLVTSTVNSLGGFMVDPGSLEKTLSDMSTQAPPAWEQWEKSPSVG; from the coding sequence ATGAAGTTCTCATCGACGTCGACAGCACGGCGACGTACCGTCACGATCGCCACAGCAGCGACCCTCGCCGTGGGCCTGCTTGCTGGATGCAGCAGCGGCAGCGGCGACGCGGATCCCGAATCCGATACCGTCCAGTGGCTCACCGACGCACAAGACTGGACCGCCAAGATCGAAGCCGTCAGTCCGGAGATCAAGGATCAGACGGGCGTGACGGTCGAACCCCTCACCCTGCCCACCACGTCGAACTTCATTCAGACATTCCTGGCGTCCTTGCCGACGGACAAGGTGAGTGATGTGGCGAAGTGGACGAGCGGAAAGTACATGCAAGCCGCTGCAGCCACAGGTGACCTGGAAGACCTGACTCCGATCTGGGATGCCGCGGTGGCGAACGGCGATCTCGACGATGGTCTGCGCCCCTTCTTCTCGCACGAGGGGAAGGTGTATGGAGTGCCGTTCACGATGTCGTACTGGGTGATGTATTACAGCAAGACGTTGTTCGAAGAGGCCGGGATCTCGGGCCCGCCGACCACGTGGGCCGAGCTTGAAGATGCAGCGGCCAAGCTGAAGGCGATTGGCGCCAAGACCTGCACCGGGCAAGCGGATGGCTGGACGCCATTCATCCCCTTCGAGATGTTCGTCGGCGCGAAGTCGCCCGAGGTCTACAACGAGCTGATCGAGAACGAGGTGTCGTTCGACGATCCGCAGATCGAGGATGCGATGTCGGTCTGGAAGGAATGGATCGACAATGGCTGGATGACAGCGCCGGATCAGAAATTCTCGGACTGCCCGGCCGGAATGAAGGCCGGCAACGTAGGAATGTTCCCGATCGGGACGTGGTACAACTCGTCCTTCGAGGCCGCCGGACTCGCCGAAGGCGACGTAGGCGCATTTGTGGTCCCGTCGATGGAGGAGGGCGGTTCTCCCGCCGTGTTCAGCGAGGCATCGGCATGGGTCGTCCCGAAGAACGCACCCAATAAGGAAGCCGCCCTCAAGGCTGTCGCCGCCTGGCTCACGGAACCCGTTCAGAGGATCTGGTCCGAGAACAACCCCGATACGTCGATCAACCCCAAGATCAAGTCGACGGATCCGATCATCATGAGCATCGTCGAACAGGTCGAGGAGCAGCAGGCGACCAAGCTCATTCGCTACTACGAGGCATTGCCCCCCAAGCTGGTCACCTCCACGGTGAACTCCCTCGGTGGCTTCATGGTCGACCCCGGCTCGCTCGAGAAGACACTCTCAGACATGTCAACCCAGGCCCCCCCGGCATGGGAGCAGTGGGAGAAGAGCCCGAGCGTCGGCTGA
- a CDS encoding carbohydrate ABC transporter permease, producing the protein MGAILLIPFAYTVIRSFFGAGETGFVGFGNYVSVFQDPSLQLSMLNTLLWALGALIIPVGVALLIAVMTQRMRFGETARALMILPYALAGAVVGVFGHMLFATNGSLNQALQFFGMQSAEQPIGWLLHWPLNVISTILIASWQATGVNLMLFTVGLQTIPRETLEAGAIDGAEGWTRFRHIVFPQLRATTAIVVGITIANALRAFDVIFVLTHGGPNRTSENLALSMYQQTFTSLDPAVGSAIAIVLTVIVVGCSWSYLRTQLGKENY; encoded by the coding sequence GTGGGGGCGATCCTGCTCATACCGTTCGCCTACACCGTCATACGCTCATTCTTCGGCGCCGGAGAAACGGGTTTCGTCGGCTTCGGCAACTACGTCAGCGTTTTCCAAGACCCCAGCCTGCAGCTCTCCATGCTCAACACCCTCCTCTGGGCCTTGGGTGCGCTCATCATCCCCGTTGGTGTGGCATTGCTCATCGCAGTCATGACGCAGCGCATGAGGTTCGGCGAGACTGCGCGGGCGTTGATGATTCTGCCTTACGCGCTGGCGGGAGCCGTTGTCGGTGTGTTCGGGCACATGCTCTTCGCCACGAACGGATCTTTGAATCAGGCTCTGCAGTTCTTCGGGATGCAATCGGCGGAGCAGCCCATCGGATGGCTCTTGCACTGGCCTCTCAACGTCATCTCCACGATCCTGATTGCGTCCTGGCAGGCGACCGGAGTGAATCTGATGCTCTTCACTGTCGGCCTTCAGACAATTCCGCGGGAGACCCTCGAGGCGGGAGCGATCGATGGTGCCGAAGGGTGGACGCGCTTCCGGCACATCGTGTTCCCGCAATTGCGGGCCACAACAGCCATCGTCGTCGGAATAACCATCGCAAATGCGCTGCGCGCGTTCGATGTCATCTTCGTGCTGACTCACGGGGGGCCCAATCGCACCTCCGAAAACCTCGCCCTGTCGATGTATCAACAGACTTTCACCTCGCTCGATCCTGCCGTGGGCTCGGCCATCGCAATCGTCCTGACCGTGATCGTTGTCGGGTGCTCATGGTCGTATCTGCGAACGCAGCTCGGAAAGGAGAACTACTGA
- a CDS encoding carbohydrate ABC transporter permease — translation MSGSLVRGIVRYAIVGLFVLIWTIPIYLIVVNAITPMTSYTGAPVWWPDGFGLFDNLASALSHEGLLEGAVNSALYSVVASLAAVLVAACAAFAQVMMPLRRPKMLFWIIYGGALLPLQVFAFPLYIGSVAVNLYDTKTVLFIVYTALCIPFSFFLLRNFLITFTSDIAQAAKLDGAGWWRILFSVYLPLMRPALFAAFVLASIAVWNELFFGISLTISPENMPVMASLAGMQSRTAAMGQPGLLAAALLVSIPTIAIFLAFKRYFITGISANV, via the coding sequence ATGTCCGGCTCGCTTGTGAGAGGGATCGTTCGCTACGCCATCGTCGGCCTGTTCGTCCTGATCTGGACGATTCCGATCTACTTGATCGTCGTCAACGCAATCACCCCGATGACTTCTTACACCGGCGCGCCGGTGTGGTGGCCAGATGGTTTCGGCCTCTTCGACAACCTCGCCAGCGCATTGAGCCATGAAGGATTGCTCGAGGGCGCAGTGAACAGCGCGCTGTACTCGGTCGTAGCATCCTTGGCCGCAGTGCTCGTCGCGGCCTGTGCGGCGTTCGCGCAAGTCATGATGCCGCTGCGACGCCCGAAAATGCTCTTCTGGATCATCTACGGAGGAGCGCTGTTGCCTCTGCAGGTGTTCGCTTTCCCCCTGTACATCGGTTCTGTGGCCGTCAACTTGTACGACACAAAGACCGTGCTGTTCATCGTCTACACGGCACTGTGTATCCCATTCTCGTTCTTCCTGTTGAGAAACTTTCTGATCACCTTTACCTCGGATATCGCGCAGGCCGCGAAGCTCGACGGAGCCGGCTGGTGGCGCATCTTGTTCAGCGTGTATCTCCCATTGATGAGACCCGCCCTCTTCGCCGCGTTCGTTCTCGCGTCCATCGCCGTTTGGAACGAGCTGTTCTTCGGCATTTCCCTCACGATCAGTCCCGAGAACATGCCCGTGATGGCGAGCCTGGCAGGGATGCAAAGCAGGACAGCGGCTATGGGGCAGCCGGGGTTGCTGGCGGCGGCGCTGCTCGTCTCCATTCCGACTATCGCTATCTTCCTGGCGTTCAAGCGCTACTTCATCACCGGAATCAGCGCAAACGTCTGA
- a CDS encoding MGH1-like glycoside hydrolase domain-containing protein, with protein MLDLDIKLNPRSSAAGDPVRVEPVTSDDFAMERQTINYSDERKWLFNGWQRLYPAQWSTTRFTMPGYAFHFDFLDRASGTRIRDDFTEQTPNVLGLNFRPNEPFCIAPQDDLWYLHKELRSGTFHSKLAGGLTSFSIRTATFVAKPSLRACVSVTLSNRSDEPLALTLLPVQNGENVIELPTADGFVCISSDLDEIDEQGFVWTLAPRTTETHHFVIGDYAADDRPPAVGVAATADAVAQCERDGREQIARVASRLPAIRTASANLDDLYKRCLGSLAALRWEGPEFRRQPTWIVGGVFICQTAWDFSFAADAMSLVDPQSLRNVILDVLDIGKMETSYIDVHAVRPLDDPHADITGDYSHLLYLQDPFALQTIISRYRIMTGDHAILDVQAGPHTVYEWLKLWGDKLTADFGQGRHGLLDIGDEQNLYIELRTAGYDHAIPTLNGLAIDYFRWLAELAAERNDPDAGTFDASSTTLRSIMQERLWNEENGWFDCMDEDGTRWPVYSVHLYDMLNTSALTEHQQEAMIAHLREGEFLAPYGMYSISRKDEVHWDRMDADFGGGGYYMGTPGRIASQLYVDGKPALAWDILKRVARMADHFCFMLHSAMGEVAAEIPPGGNVALSCASAMEAVWTGIFGLRPQMTGDLVVDPAPFNEEVGEAELSGYQFRDHRYDVRLGRTSYEVFVDDRLHSTHAYGRPVTIPA; from the coding sequence ATGCTCGACCTCGACATCAAGCTCAATCCACGCTCGTCTGCCGCCGGCGATCCGGTACGTGTCGAGCCGGTCACATCGGACGATTTTGCGATGGAGCGGCAGACCATCAACTACTCCGATGAGCGGAAGTGGCTGTTCAATGGCTGGCAGCGACTGTACCCCGCGCAGTGGTCGACGACGCGGTTCACGATGCCGGGATATGCGTTTCACTTCGACTTTCTCGACCGCGCCAGCGGCACTCGTATCCGAGACGATTTCACCGAGCAGACCCCGAATGTCCTCGGGCTCAACTTCCGACCGAATGAGCCCTTCTGTATCGCGCCGCAGGACGATCTGTGGTACCTCCACAAGGAGTTGCGTTCGGGGACCTTTCATTCCAAGCTCGCGGGTGGACTGACGTCGTTCTCGATAAGAACGGCAACGTTTGTGGCCAAGCCATCGTTGCGGGCATGCGTCTCCGTTACGCTCAGCAACCGCTCGGACGAGCCGCTCGCATTGACGTTGCTCCCTGTTCAGAATGGCGAGAACGTCATTGAGCTGCCGACGGCTGACGGGTTTGTGTGCATCAGTTCCGATCTGGACGAGATCGACGAGCAGGGCTTTGTCTGGACACTTGCGCCACGGACGACCGAGACTCATCACTTCGTTATCGGAGACTACGCTGCCGACGATCGGCCCCCGGCTGTCGGTGTCGCAGCGACCGCGGACGCGGTTGCCCAGTGCGAGAGGGACGGCCGGGAGCAGATCGCTCGGGTCGCGTCGCGCCTACCCGCCATTCGGACCGCATCGGCGAACCTGGACGACCTCTACAAGCGATGCCTCGGCAGTCTGGCTGCGCTGCGGTGGGAAGGGCCCGAGTTCCGCCGTCAGCCGACGTGGATCGTTGGTGGCGTGTTCATCTGCCAGACGGCTTGGGACTTTTCTTTTGCGGCGGATGCAATGTCGCTCGTTGACCCGCAGTCGCTTCGCAACGTGATATTGGATGTGCTTGACATCGGCAAGATGGAAACTTCGTACATCGATGTCCATGCAGTGCGGCCACTTGACGATCCGCACGCCGACATCACCGGCGACTACTCGCACCTCCTCTATCTCCAAGATCCGTTCGCGTTGCAGACGATCATCAGTCGCTACCGCATCATGACCGGTGACCATGCGATCCTCGACGTCCAGGCCGGACCGCACACCGTCTACGAGTGGCTCAAGCTGTGGGGAGACAAGCTGACAGCGGATTTCGGCCAGGGGCGCCACGGCCTGCTGGACATCGGCGACGAGCAGAACCTGTACATCGAGTTGCGAACGGCCGGCTATGACCACGCCATCCCCACGCTGAACGGGCTAGCCATCGACTACTTTCGATGGCTGGCGGAACTGGCGGCGGAACGGAATGATCCGGATGCCGGGACGTTCGACGCGAGCAGCACGACGCTGCGTTCGATCATGCAGGAGCGGCTGTGGAACGAGGAAAACGGCTGGTTCGACTGCATGGACGAGGACGGTACCCGCTGGCCGGTCTACTCCGTTCACCTCTACGACATGCTCAACACGTCCGCCCTCACCGAGCATCAGCAGGAGGCCATGATCGCTCACCTTCGCGAAGGTGAGTTCCTTGCGCCGTACGGCATGTACTCCATCTCCCGGAAGGATGAGGTCCACTGGGACCGCATGGACGCCGACTTCGGAGGCGGGGGCTACTACATGGGCACACCGGGCCGCATCGCCAGCCAGTTGTATGTCGACGGCAAACCAGCACTCGCTTGGGACATCCTCAAGCGTGTCGCGCGCATGGCGGACCATTTTTGCTTCATGCTGCATTCCGCGATGGGCGAGGTCGCGGCCGAGATCCCGCCGGGTGGCAATGTGGCCCTCTCCTGCGCGTCAGCGATGGAAGCGGTGTGGACCGGCATCTTCGGGCTGCGGCCGCAGATGACCGGTGATCTGGTCGTCGACCCCGCACCGTTCAACGAGGAGGTCGGGGAGGCGGAGCTGTCCGGCTACCAGTTCCGTGACCATCGGTACGACGTTCGACTCGGACGCACCAGCTACGAGGTCTTCGTGGATGACCGGCTGCACAGCACGCACGCATACGGCAGGCCTGTGACCATCCCGGCATAA
- a CDS encoding CaiB/BaiF CoA transferase family protein, producing the protein MPGPLNGLVVADFSQLAQGPYATQMFGDLGAEIIKIEPPQGDWMRSFALQDCEPGGESISYLSFNRNKRSISLNLRDQRGLAIAKEICAKADILVENFRPGVMDRLGLGYAELAQTNPGLVYTSSSGYGSSGPYVTRPGQDLLIQAITGLPTGLGREGDPPVNVALGIADLTAGLHIAYSTLAAIIHRNATGKGQHVEVNLLNSLLAMQAQELNAFLQTGVQPPRSEAGIGSPWAGAPFGLYQTADGYIAIAMTPVNLVARIVGVDGLEGVDGKSVIPDRDNIKRLLEEGTRRWRTDELLARLLAEDVWCAPLQDYAQVIQDPQVLHNQMIAEVQHPTAGNLRLIGVPVAYSDTRAEITKAPPRLSEHAREILAEFTDLDQEALDALFADKVVGVPA; encoded by the coding sequence ATGCCCGGACCGCTAAACGGCCTCGTCGTCGCCGACTTCAGCCAGCTCGCACAAGGCCCGTACGCCACGCAGATGTTCGGCGACCTTGGCGCAGAGATAATCAAGATCGAGCCGCCTCAGGGCGATTGGATGCGCAGCTTCGCGCTCCAGGACTGCGAACCCGGCGGAGAGAGCATCAGCTATCTGTCCTTCAACCGCAACAAGCGCAGCATCTCGCTCAACCTCCGCGACCAGCGAGGGCTGGCGATTGCGAAGGAGATCTGCGCGAAGGCGGACATCCTCGTCGAGAACTTCCGTCCCGGGGTCATGGATCGGCTCGGCCTGGGGTACGCGGAGCTGGCTCAGACCAACCCGGGCCTCGTGTACACCTCGAGCTCCGGATACGGCTCGAGCGGACCGTACGTCACGCGGCCCGGCCAGGATCTGTTGATCCAAGCGATCACGGGCCTGCCGACCGGCCTCGGCCGTGAGGGTGATCCGCCCGTGAACGTGGCCCTCGGCATCGCGGACCTCACAGCCGGACTTCACATCGCTTACTCCACCCTCGCCGCCATCATTCACCGCAACGCGACCGGTAAGGGCCAGCACGTCGAGGTCAACCTGCTGAACTCACTGCTGGCGATGCAGGCTCAAGAGTTGAACGCGTTCCTTCAGACCGGAGTGCAGCCGCCCCGCAGCGAGGCCGGAATCGGGTCGCCTTGGGCTGGAGCTCCATTCGGCCTCTATCAGACCGCTGACGGCTATATCGCGATCGCGATGACCCCCGTGAACCTCGTGGCCCGAATCGTCGGTGTGGACGGACTCGAGGGCGTCGACGGCAAGAGCGTCATTCCCGACCGAGACAACATCAAACGGCTGCTCGAAGAGGGCACCCGGCGGTGGAGGACCGATGAGCTGCTCGCGAGACTGCTCGCCGAAGATGTGTGGTGCGCGCCGCTGCAAGACTACGCGCAGGTCATCCAGGATCCTCAGGTGCTGCACAACCAAATGATCGCCGAGGTTCAGCACCCTACCGCCGGAAACCTCCGACTGATCGGCGTCCCGGTCGCTTACAGCGACACACGTGCCGAGATCACCAAGGCGCCGCCGCGACTGAGCGAACACGCCCGAGAGATCCTCGCAGAGTTCACCGACCTAGATCAGGAGGCGCTCGACGCTCTGTTCGCAGACAAGGTGGTGGGGGTGCCCGCATGA